The Streptomyces sp. CC0208 genome window below encodes:
- a CDS encoding sugar ABC transporter ATP-binding protein — protein MAPEPPLLSMSGITKSFPGVRALDGVDLDVQAGEVHCLLGQNGAGKSTLIKVLAGAHQPDTGRLRWRGEEVALRSPIAAMRLGIATIYQELDLVEHLSVAENVHLGHEPTTAGFVVRGKAARQSTAALLRRLGHPEIDPARLVGELPAAQQQIVSMARALSHDVRLIVMDEPSAALDPDEVDNLFRIVGDLTAEGVAVVYISHRLEEIRRIGDRVTVLKDGRAVAVGLPAKSTPTREVVALMTGRNVEYVFPERPTAPAQGERPLLEVQGLSRQGEFEPLDLVIHPGEIVGLAGLVGSGRSEILETVYGARKPTAGHVSVNGRALKPGSVRAAVRAGIGLAPEERKAQALLMLESVTRNVSVSSMSRFSRAGWIDRRAELGAARAATRELSLRPDNPSVPIRTLSGGNQQKAVLARWLLRGCRVLLLDEPTRGVDVGARAELYAVVRRLADEGLAVLLVSSEVPEVLGLADRVLVLREGRVVHRAPARELDEHRVLDLVMEGSPAS, from the coding sequence ATGGCACCAGAACCACCGCTGCTCAGCATGTCCGGCATCACCAAGTCGTTCCCCGGAGTCCGGGCCCTCGACGGCGTCGACCTCGACGTCCAGGCCGGCGAAGTGCACTGTCTGCTCGGCCAGAACGGAGCCGGGAAGTCCACCCTCATCAAGGTGCTGGCCGGCGCCCACCAGCCCGACACCGGCCGCCTGCGCTGGCGCGGCGAGGAGGTCGCCCTGCGCTCGCCGATCGCCGCCATGCGCCTCGGCATCGCCACCATCTACCAGGAACTCGACCTGGTGGAGCACCTGTCCGTCGCCGAGAACGTCCACCTGGGCCATGAACCCACCACGGCCGGGTTCGTCGTACGCGGCAAGGCGGCCCGTCAGTCCACCGCCGCGCTGCTACGACGACTCGGGCACCCGGAGATCGATCCGGCGCGCCTGGTCGGGGAGTTGCCCGCGGCGCAGCAGCAGATCGTGTCCATGGCGCGGGCCCTTTCCCACGACGTACGGCTCATCGTGATGGACGAGCCGTCCGCCGCCCTCGACCCGGACGAGGTCGACAACCTCTTCCGGATCGTCGGCGACCTCACCGCCGAGGGCGTCGCCGTCGTCTACATCTCCCACCGCCTGGAGGAGATCCGGCGGATCGGCGACCGGGTGACGGTCCTCAAGGACGGCCGGGCCGTCGCGGTCGGACTGCCCGCCAAGTCGACGCCGACGCGAGAGGTGGTGGCGCTGATGACGGGCCGGAACGTCGAATACGTCTTTCCGGAGCGGCCGACGGCTCCCGCACAAGGGGAGAGGCCGCTGCTGGAGGTCCAAGGACTGTCCCGCCAGGGCGAGTTCGAGCCACTTGACCTCGTGATCCACCCCGGGGAGATCGTCGGACTCGCCGGGCTCGTCGGCTCGGGACGATCCGAGATCCTGGAGACGGTCTACGGCGCCCGCAAGCCCACCGCCGGTCATGTCTCCGTGAACGGACGGGCGTTGAAGCCCGGCAGTGTCCGCGCCGCCGTCCGCGCCGGGATCGGGCTCGCCCCCGAGGAACGCAAGGCGCAGGCCCTGCTCATGCTGGAGTCGGTCACCCGCAACGTGTCCGTCTCCTCCATGTCCCGCTTCTCCAGGGCCGGTTGGATCGACCGGCGTGCCGAACTCGGCGCGGCCCGGGCTGCGACCCGCGAACTGTCCCTGCGGCCCGACAACCCTTCCGTGCCGATCCGCACCCTTTCCGGCGGCAACCAGCAAAAAGCCGTCCTGGCCCGCTGGCTGCTGCGCGGCTGCCGGGTCCTGCTGCTCGACGAACCCACCCGGGGCGTCGACGTCGGAGCCCGCGCCGAGCTGTACGCGGTCGTCCGGCGGCTCGCCGACGAAGGGCTGGCCGTACTGCTGGTCTCCAGCGAGGTCCCCGAGGTGCTCGGCCTCGCCGACCGTGTCCTGGTGCTCCGCGAGGGCCGTGTCGTCCACCGGGCGCCCGCCCGTGAGCTCGACGAACACCGTGTACTCGACCTCGTCATGGAAGGAAGCCCGGCGTCATGA
- a CDS encoding ROK family transcriptional regulator — protein sequence MTARPANAHQARLLKLLRDGGPNSRAQLGDQVDLSRSKLAVEVDRLLETGLIVADGLAASRGGRRSHNIRLAPNLRFLGVDIGATSVDVAVTNAELEILGHLNQPMDVREGPVAVFEQVLSMAAKLRASGLAEGFDGAGIGVPGPVRFPEGVPVAPPIMPGWDGFPVREALSQELGCPVMVDNDVNLMAMGEMHAGVARSVGDFLCVKIGTGIGCGIVAGGEVHRGVTGSAGDIGHIQAVPDGRPCACGNRGCLEAHFSGAALARDAVEAVEQGRSEALAARRTANGALTAVDVASAAAAGDPTALDLIREGGNRTGQVIAGLVSFFNPGLVVIGGGVTGLGHTLLAAIRTQVYRQSLPLATGNLPIVLGELGPTAGVIGAARLISDHLFSPA from the coding sequence ATGACGGCACGACCCGCGAACGCGCATCAGGCCCGGCTGCTCAAGCTGTTGCGTGACGGAGGACCCAACTCCCGTGCGCAACTGGGCGATCAGGTCGACCTGTCACGGTCCAAGCTGGCAGTGGAGGTGGACCGACTGCTGGAGACGGGCCTGATCGTGGCCGACGGACTCGCCGCCTCCCGCGGCGGGCGCCGCTCCCACAACATCCGGCTCGCCCCCAACCTGCGTTTCCTCGGCGTGGACATCGGCGCGACCTCGGTCGACGTCGCCGTCACCAACGCCGAACTGGAGATCCTGGGACACCTCAACCAGCCCATGGACGTCCGCGAGGGCCCGGTCGCGGTCTTCGAGCAAGTCCTGTCCATGGCAGCAAAGTTGAGAGCCTCGGGGCTCGCGGAGGGTTTCGACGGCGCCGGCATCGGCGTCCCGGGGCCGGTCCGCTTCCCCGAGGGCGTTCCGGTGGCTCCGCCGATCATGCCGGGCTGGGACGGCTTCCCCGTACGGGAGGCGCTCAGCCAGGAACTCGGCTGCCCGGTCATGGTCGACAACGACGTGAACCTGATGGCGATGGGGGAGATGCACGCGGGCGTCGCACGCTCCGTGGGCGACTTCCTCTGCGTCAAGATCGGTACCGGCATCGGCTGCGGCATCGTCGCCGGCGGTGAGGTTCACCGCGGGGTGACGGGCAGCGCGGGCGACATCGGGCACATCCAGGCCGTGCCCGACGGCCGCCCGTGCGCCTGCGGCAACCGGGGCTGCCTGGAAGCCCACTTCAGCGGGGCGGCCCTCGCCAGGGACGCCGTGGAGGCCGTCGAGCAGGGGCGCTCCGAGGCACTCGCCGCACGGCGCACGGCGAACGGCGCTCTGACCGCGGTCGACGTCGCCTCCGCCGCTGCCGCCGGCGACCCCACCGCCCTCGACCTGATCCGTGAGGGCGGCAACCGGACCGGCCAGGTCATCGCCGGCCTGGTCTCCTTCTTCAACCCCGGCCTGGTGGTGATCGGCGGCGGAGTCACCGGCCTCGGCCACACCCTGCTCGCCGCGATCCGCACCCAGGTCTACCGCCAGTCCCTTCCGCTGGCGACCGGCAACCTACCCATAGTTCTGGGGGAGTTGGGCCCCACCGCCGGAGTCATCGGCGCGGCCCGGCTCATCAGCGACCACCTGTTCTCACCCGCCTGA
- a CDS encoding ThuA domain-containing protein, with protein MNTTGRWTTAVVGAALLLGCVSQPAASHPADTERVLVFSKTAGFRHDSIPEGVAAVKQLGETDGFTVDATEDASAFTARNLRRYDAVVFLSTTGDVLDPAQQRAFEGYIRHGGGYVGIHAAADTEYDWAFYGGLAGAYFQSHPAIQPATVVVEDRAHPSTSELSPTWNRTDEWYNYRSNPRERVHVLAALDESSYTGGTMNGDHPIAWCQDYQGGRAFYTGLGHTKESYADPAFRGHLLGGIRYATGHTQADCRPENGYRPLFDGTAESLADWKQAGPGSFTRSDDGTLTSSGGMGMLWYPGQDLGSYSLKLDWKMASASGDDNSGVFVGFPPSDDPWSAVDNGYEIQIDATDVPEKTTGSVYGFRSADLKKRDRALNPPGEWNTYEIRVEGERLRVWLNGVKINDFTNTDPARSLRDGHVGIQNHGADDQVSFRDIRIKELPVKGD; from the coding sequence ATGAACACAACCGGACGATGGACGACGGCAGTTGTGGGAGCCGCCCTGCTCCTCGGGTGCGTCTCCCAACCCGCCGCGTCACACCCTGCGGACACCGAACGGGTGCTGGTCTTCTCCAAGACGGCCGGCTTCCGCCACGACTCGATCCCCGAAGGCGTCGCGGCGGTGAAGCAGCTCGGTGAGACCGACGGCTTCACGGTCGACGCCACCGAGGACGCGAGCGCGTTCACCGCGCGGAACCTGCGCCGCTACGACGCTGTCGTCTTCCTCTCCACCACCGGCGACGTCCTCGACCCCGCCCAACAGCGGGCCTTCGAGGGCTACATCCGGCACGGCGGCGGATACGTCGGCATCCACGCGGCCGCCGACACCGAGTACGACTGGGCGTTCTACGGCGGCCTCGCCGGCGCCTATTTCCAGTCGCACCCGGCGATCCAGCCCGCCACCGTGGTGGTCGAGGACCGCGCCCACCCGTCCACGTCAGAGCTCTCTCCGACGTGGAACCGCACCGACGAGTGGTACAACTACCGCTCCAATCCCCGCGAACGGGTCCACGTCCTGGCCGCCCTCGACGAGTCGTCGTACACCGGCGGCACGATGAACGGCGACCACCCGATCGCCTGGTGCCAGGACTACCAGGGCGGCCGAGCCTTCTACACCGGCCTCGGCCACACCAAGGAGTCGTACGCCGATCCCGCCTTCCGCGGCCACCTGCTGGGCGGAATCCGGTACGCGACCGGCCACACACAGGCCGACTGCCGGCCGGAGAACGGCTATCGCCCGCTCTTCGACGGCACCGCCGAGTCGCTGGCCGACTGGAAACAGGCGGGCCCGGGCTCCTTCACCCGCTCCGACGACGGCACACTCACCTCGTCCGGCGGCATGGGGATGCTCTGGTACCCCGGCCAGGACCTCGGGTCGTACTCCCTGAAGCTCGACTGGAAGATGGCGAGCGCCTCCGGGGACGACAACTCCGGTGTGTTCGTGGGCTTCCCGCCCTCGGACGACCCCTGGTCCGCCGTGGACAACGGCTACGAGATCCAGATCGACGCCACCGACGTACCCGAGAAGACGACCGGGTCCGTCTACGGCTTCCGCTCCGCCGACCTGAAGAAGCGCGACCGCGCGCTGAACCCGCCGGGGGAGTGGAACACGTACGAGATCCGCGTGGAGGGCGAACGCCTCCGCGTCTGGCTCAACGGCGTGAAGATCAACGATTTCACCAACACCGATCCGGCCCGGAGTCTGCGTGACGGGCACGTCGGCATCCAGAACCACGGAGCCGACGACCAGGTGTCGTTCCGCGACATCCGGATCAAGGAACTGCCCGTCAAGGGCGACTGA
- a CDS encoding substrate-binding domain-containing protein, which yields MPQHTSRFTSRRGLLFGTAAVGAGALLAGCTSNDSGDDEPAANDQPAASDSPGKPVTIGFAGPQADHGWLNAINDNAKNRAKKYSDVTLEITEGSNDTAQQIGQIETLINKKVDVLVVLPADGKALTQVGLKAMRAGIPVVNLDRIFNTPQAYRCWIGGDNYGMGLNAGHYIGRKLKGKSNAKVIELAGLDNLELTKQRTKGFDDALKNYPNVRKVARQAAEFTVESGQAKMAQLLQAQSNFDALWNHDDDQGVGALRAIDQAGRGDFLMVGGAGALSAFQAIKQDNGVLKATVLYPPTMAASAIDLARSLGQSKGIGGLAEFEIPASLTLYSAVVDKTNVDQYMSTGFK from the coding sequence ATGCCACAGCACACGAGCCGCTTCACCAGTCGCAGAGGTCTGCTCTTCGGGACCGCCGCCGTCGGGGCCGGTGCCCTCCTCGCAGGTTGCACCAGCAATGACTCCGGCGACGACGAGCCGGCCGCGAACGACCAGCCCGCGGCCTCCGACTCGCCCGGCAAGCCCGTCACCATCGGCTTCGCCGGACCGCAGGCCGACCACGGCTGGCTCAACGCCATCAACGACAACGCCAAGAACCGGGCCAAGAAGTACTCGGACGTCACCCTGGAGATCACCGAGGGCTCCAACGACACCGCCCAGCAGATCGGCCAGATCGAGACCCTGATCAACAAGAAGGTCGACGTGCTGGTCGTCCTGCCCGCGGACGGCAAGGCCCTCACCCAGGTCGGCCTCAAGGCGATGCGCGCCGGGATCCCGGTCGTCAACCTCGACCGCATCTTCAACACCCCGCAGGCATACCGCTGTTGGATAGGCGGCGACAACTACGGCATGGGTCTCAACGCCGGCCACTACATCGGCCGGAAGCTCAAGGGGAAGTCGAACGCCAAGGTCATCGAACTGGCCGGACTCGACAACCTGGAACTCACCAAACAGCGCACCAAGGGCTTCGACGACGCCCTGAAGAACTACCCCAACGTGCGGAAGGTGGCCCGGCAGGCCGCCGAGTTCACCGTGGAGTCCGGGCAGGCCAAGATGGCCCAGCTCCTCCAGGCCCAGTCGAACTTCGACGCGCTGTGGAACCACGACGACGACCAGGGCGTGGGCGCGCTGCGCGCCATCGATCAGGCCGGCCGCGGCGACTTCCTGATGGTCGGCGGCGCGGGCGCCCTGTCCGCCTTCCAGGCCATCAAGCAGGACAACGGCGTTCTCAAGGCGACCGTCCTCTACCCGCCGACCATGGCCGCCTCCGCGATCGACCTCGCCCGCTCCCTCGGCCAGTCCAAGGGCATCGGCGGCCTCGCCGAGTTCGAGATCCCGGCCTCGCTCACCCTCTACTCGGCCGTCGTCGACAAGACCAACGTCGACCAGTACATGTCCACCGGCTTCAAGTGA
- a CDS encoding PQQ-dependent sugar dehydrogenase, whose translation MHGKDRTTVTDRIETHRRRAPWRRAAALLTGFLLAGASLTLAAPQAGAAVAGEGAAGAAAAEDFQQVTLAKGEPEVGEPMSLAVLPDRSVLHTSRDGELRITDAAGTTRLAGKLAVYSHDEEGLQGVGVDPQFTTNRFIYLYYAPPLNTPAGDAPETGTAADFAPFDGVNRLSRFVLKTDGTLDAASETKIIDIPATRGICCHVGGDIDFDAAGNLYLSTGDDSNPFQSDGFTPIDERANRNPAFDAQRTAGNTNDLRGKILRIKVNADGSYAIPDGNLFAPGTDRTRPEIYAMGFRNPFRFSVDKQTGIVYVGDYGPDAGAADPARGPAGQVEFARVTGPGNFGWPYCTGDNDAYVDYDFATGTSGASFDCAAPKNNSPHNTGLTDLPPAQAAWIPYDGGSVPEFGTGSESPMGGPVYHYDASLDSPVKFPEAYDGDFFAGEFGRRWIKRITSDADGTVQSINDIPWTGTQVMDMAFGPDGALYVLDYGVSWFGGDENSALYRIENATDGHSPVAQAAADRTSGQAPLRVRFSSEGTSDQDGDALTYRWDFGDGGTSTAANPTHRYRKNGTYTATLTAEDPSGRTGSASVQIVVGNTAPKVILELPKNGQLFSFGDTIPFKVRVSDPEDGRPIDCAKVKVTFVLGHDSHGHPVTSADGCTGTLQTSADGGHDEDANIFGVMDAEYTDNGGGGQAPLTTHDQSVLQPRHRQAEHFGTGSGVSVIAKDTAHGGNTVGDINNGDWISFTPYVLGNAKSLTARVSSGGSGGTLEIRAGSATGTLLGKTTVPVTGGWETFQDVTADLSRAPRDTTTLYLVFKGTGTGALFDVDDFTFTTG comes from the coding sequence GTGCACGGGAAAGACCGCACCACCGTGACCGACAGAATCGAGACCCACAGACGACGCGCCCCCTGGCGCAGAGCGGCGGCCCTGCTCACCGGCTTCCTGCTGGCCGGCGCCTCCCTCACCCTCGCCGCTCCCCAGGCCGGCGCAGCCGTCGCCGGCGAAGGAGCCGCCGGCGCGGCCGCCGCCGAGGACTTCCAGCAGGTCACCCTCGCCAAGGGCGAACCCGAGGTCGGCGAGCCCATGTCGCTCGCCGTTCTCCCGGACCGCTCGGTCCTGCACACCTCCCGCGACGGCGAACTCCGCATCACCGACGCGGCCGGCACCACCCGCCTCGCAGGCAAGCTCGCCGTCTACTCCCACGACGAGGAGGGTCTCCAAGGCGTCGGCGTCGACCCGCAGTTCACCACCAACCGCTTCATCTACCTGTACTACGCACCCCCGTTGAACACTCCCGCGGGCGACGCCCCCGAGACCGGCACCGCGGCCGACTTCGCCCCCTTCGACGGCGTCAACCGGCTCTCCCGGTTCGTCCTGAAGACCGACGGCACCCTCGACGCGGCCAGCGAGACGAAGATCATCGACATCCCCGCCACCCGCGGCATCTGCTGCCACGTCGGCGGTGACATCGACTTCGACGCGGCCGGCAACCTCTACCTGTCGACGGGCGACGACTCCAACCCCTTCCAGTCCGACGGGTTCACGCCCATCGACGAGCGGGCCAACCGCAACCCGGCCTTCGACGCCCAGCGCACCGCCGGCAACACCAACGACCTGCGCGGCAAGATCCTGCGCATCAAGGTCAACGCCGACGGCTCCTACGCCATCCCCGACGGCAACCTCTTCGCACCCGGCACGGACAGGACCCGGCCCGAGATCTACGCCATGGGCTTCCGCAACCCGTTCCGCTTCAGCGTCGACAAGCAGACCGGGATCGTCTACGTCGGCGACTACGGCCCCGACGCCGGCGCCGCCGACCCGGCCCGAGGCCCCGCGGGCCAGGTCGAGTTCGCCCGGGTGACCGGCCCCGGCAACTTCGGATGGCCGTACTGCACGGGCGACAACGACGCCTACGTCGACTACGACTTCGCCACCGGCACCTCCGGCGCCTCCTTCGACTGCGCCGCGCCGAAGAACAACTCCCCGCACAACACCGGCCTGACCGACCTTCCCCCGGCGCAGGCCGCCTGGATCCCCTACGACGGCGGATCGGTACCGGAGTTCGGCACCGGCTCCGAGTCCCCGATGGGCGGCCCGGTCTACCACTACGACGCCTCGCTCGACTCACCGGTCAAGTTCCCCGAGGCCTACGACGGCGACTTCTTCGCCGGGGAGTTCGGCCGCCGCTGGATCAAGCGCATCACCAGCGACGCCGACGGCACCGTCCAGTCGATCAACGACATCCCCTGGACCGGCACCCAGGTGATGGACATGGCCTTCGGCCCCGACGGGGCGCTGTACGTCCTCGACTACGGCGTCTCCTGGTTCGGCGGCGACGAGAACTCCGCCCTGTACCGCATCGAGAACGCCACCGACGGCCACTCCCCGGTCGCGCAGGCGGCGGCCGACCGTACCTCCGGACAGGCACCGCTGCGGGTGCGGTTCTCCTCCGAGGGCACCAGCGACCAGGACGGCGACGCCCTCACCTACCGCTGGGACTTCGGCGACGGCGGCACGTCCACCGCGGCGAACCCGACGCACAGGTACAGGAAGAACGGCACCTACACCGCGACCCTGACCGCCGAGGACCCCTCGGGCCGCACCGGCAGCGCGAGCGTGCAGATCGTCGTCGGCAACACCGCGCCCAAGGTGATCCTCGAACTCCCCAAGAACGGGCAGCTGTTCAGCTTCGGGGACACGATCCCCTTCAAGGTGCGCGTCAGTGACCCCGAGGACGGCCGGCCCATCGACTGCGCCAAGGTCAAGGTCACCTTCGTCCTCGGCCACGACAGCCACGGCCACCCCGTCACCTCCGCCGACGGCTGCACCGGCACCCTCCAGACCAGCGCCGACGGCGGCCACGACGAGGACGCCAACATCTTCGGCGTGATGGACGCCGAGTACACCGACAACGGTGGCGGCGGCCAGGCCCCGCTGACCACGCACGACCAGAGCGTCCTGCAGCCCAGGCACCGCCAGGCCGAGCACTTCGGCACCGGCTCGGGCGTCTCCGTCATCGCCAAGGACACGGCACACGGCGGCAACACGGTCGGCGACATCAACAACGGCGACTGGATCTCCTTCACGCCGTACGTCCTCGGCAACGCCAAGTCACTCACCGCGCGCGTCTCTTCGGGCGGTTCCGGCGGCACGCTGGAGATCCGTGCGGGGTCCGCGACCGGCACCCTGCTCGGCAAAACGACCGTGCCGGTGACCGGCGGCTGGGAGACCTTCCAGGACGTCACCGCCGACCTGTCCCGCGCCCCAAGGGACACCACCACGCTCTACCTGGTCTTCAAGGGGACCGGCACCGGCGCCCTGTTCGACGTGGACGACTTCACCTTCACCACCGGCTGA
- a CDS encoding ABC transporter permease yields MTQHVSPPRGSADKVPSVSESSAWRGVFARADVRTLSLLGVLAVLVLIGGITKPDEFLDTRNLQLVLTQASVIGVVTVGMTFVITSGGIDLSVGAIVALASVWATTVATQEYGFAGILFTAVIVGVGCGLVNGLLIAYGAMVPFIATLAMLASARGLALQITDGSTQVVTVNSVLDLGERDAYVLGIPPLVLVFAVVTIIGWLVLNRTTFGRRTVAVGGNAEAARLAGIDVRRQRLYLYLLSGLCCGIAAFLLIILSGSGQNTNGNLYELDAIAAAIIGGTLLSGGRGTITGSVLGVLIFTTITNIFALNNLQSDVQQIAKGAIIVAAVLVQRRTASTT; encoded by the coding sequence ATGACGCAGCATGTGTCCCCGCCCAGGGGGAGCGCCGACAAAGTGCCTTCGGTGAGCGAATCGTCCGCCTGGCGAGGGGTGTTCGCCCGCGCCGACGTCCGTACCCTCTCCCTCCTCGGTGTGCTCGCCGTACTGGTCCTCATCGGCGGGATCACCAAGCCCGACGAGTTCCTCGACACCCGCAACCTCCAACTCGTCCTCACCCAGGCCTCGGTGATCGGTGTCGTCACCGTCGGCATGACCTTCGTCATCACCTCCGGCGGTATCGACCTCTCGGTCGGCGCGATCGTCGCCCTCGCCTCGGTGTGGGCCACCACCGTCGCCACCCAGGAGTACGGCTTCGCGGGCATCCTCTTCACCGCGGTGATCGTCGGCGTCGGCTGCGGCCTGGTCAACGGGCTGCTCATCGCGTACGGCGCCATGGTCCCCTTCATCGCCACCCTCGCCATGCTCGCCTCGGCCCGCGGACTCGCCCTGCAGATCACCGACGGCAGCACGCAGGTCGTCACCGTCAACAGCGTGCTGGATCTCGGGGAGCGCGACGCGTACGTGCTCGGCATCCCTCCGCTGGTCCTCGTCTTCGCGGTCGTGACGATCATCGGCTGGCTGGTGCTGAACCGCACCACCTTCGGCCGGCGCACCGTCGCCGTCGGCGGCAACGCCGAGGCCGCCCGGCTCGCCGGCATCGACGTCCGTCGGCAGCGCCTCTACCTCTACCTGCTGTCCGGACTGTGCTGCGGCATCGCCGCCTTCCTGCTGATCATCCTGTCCGGCTCCGGCCAGAACACCAACGGCAACCTCTACGAGCTCGACGCCATCGCCGCCGCGATCATCGGCGGAACCCTGCTCAGCGGGGGACGCGGCACCATCACCGGCTCCGTGCTCGGCGTCCTGATCTTCACCACGATCACCAACATCTTCGCCCTGAACAACCTGCAGAGCGACGTCCAGCAGATCGCCAAGGGCGCGATCATCGTCGCCGCCGTGCTGGTCCAGCGCCGTACCGCAAGCACGACCTGA
- a CDS encoding Gfo/Idh/MocA family oxidoreductase: MAQPQQSEGAEVPPLRVGMVGYAFMGAAHSQGWRTVGRVFDLPRRPVLAAVCGRDADAVRRAADRHGWAAAETDWRVLIERDDVDLVDICTPGDSHAEIALAALAAGKHVLCEKPLANTVEEAQVMTRAAEEAFERGQLAMVGFNYRRVPATALARRMVAEGRLGRLRHVRVTYLQDWLVDPQFPLTWRLRREQAGSGSLGDLGAHIIDLAQYLAGEPLAGVSALTETFVRERPLAEGTVKGLAAVSGTGTGQVTVDDAALFTGRFTSGALASFEATRYATGRKNALRIELNGEHGSLAFDLERLNELSYHDATEPAAHAGFRRILVTEPDHPYLDAWWPPGHGLGYEHTFVHQARDLVHAIAEGRRPEPSFADGLQVQRVLAAVEESAEKNSVYTPIAV; the protein is encoded by the coding sequence ATGGCACAGCCGCAGCAGTCAGAAGGGGCCGAGGTGCCGCCGCTCCGGGTCGGCATGGTCGGCTACGCCTTCATGGGCGCCGCCCACTCCCAGGGCTGGCGGACCGTCGGACGCGTCTTCGACCTGCCCCGCCGCCCGGTGCTGGCCGCGGTCTGCGGACGGGACGCGGACGCCGTGCGCCGGGCAGCCGACCGGCACGGCTGGGCGGCCGCCGAGACCGACTGGCGGGTGCTGATCGAGCGCGACGACGTCGATCTCGTCGACATCTGCACCCCCGGCGACAGCCACGCCGAGATCGCGCTCGCCGCGCTCGCAGCGGGCAAGCACGTGCTGTGCGAGAAGCCCCTCGCGAACACCGTCGAGGAAGCCCAGGTGATGACCCGGGCCGCCGAAGAGGCCTTCGAGCGGGGCCAGTTGGCGATGGTCGGCTTCAACTACCGCAGGGTGCCCGCCACCGCGCTGGCCCGCCGGATGGTGGCCGAGGGGCGGCTCGGCAGGCTGCGGCACGTCCGGGTGACCTACCTCCAGGACTGGCTCGTGGACCCGCAGTTCCCGCTGACGTGGCGGCTGCGCAGGGAACAGGCGGGCTCGGGCTCGCTCGGCGACCTCGGCGCGCACATCATCGACCTCGCGCAGTACCTGGCGGGAGAGCCACTGGCCGGAGTCTCCGCCCTGACCGAGACCTTCGTACGGGAACGGCCGTTGGCCGAGGGCACCGTCAAGGGCCTGGCCGCCGTCTCCGGGACCGGCACCGGCCAGGTCACCGTCGACGACGCCGCCCTGTTCACCGGACGCTTCACCTCGGGCGCCCTCGCCTCCTTTGAGGCCACCCGCTACGCCACCGGCCGCAAGAACGCGCTGCGCATCGAACTCAACGGTGAGCACGGCTCGTTGGCCTTCGACCTGGAACGCCTCAACGAACTCTCCTACCACGACGCCACGGAACCCGCGGCGCACGCCGGCTTCCGCCGCATCCTCGTCACCGAGCCCGACCACCCCTACCTGGACGCCTGGTGGCCGCCGGGTCACGGCCTCGGCTACGAGCACACCTTCGTCCACCAGGCCCGCGACCTCGTCCACGCGATCGCCGAGGGCCGCCGCCCCGAACCCTCCTTCGCCGACGGCCTCCAGGTCCAGCGCGTGCTCGCGGCCGTCGAGGAGAGCGCCGAGAAGAACTCCGTCTACACCCCGATAGCCGTCTGA
- a CDS encoding sugar phosphate isomerase/epimerase family protein codes for MPRKFTLFTGQWADLPLEEVCRLARDFGYDGLELACWGDHFEVDKALADPAYLDSRHALLDKYGLKCWAISNHLVGQAVCDAIIDERHRAILPGEVWGDGDPEGVRQRAANRMKDTARAARAFGVETVIGFTGSAIWHLVAMFPPAPESMIDRGYEDFAERWNPILDVFDTEGVRFAHEVHPSEIAYDYWTTQRALDAVGRRAAFGLNFDPSHFVWQDLDPVGFLWDFRDRIYHVDCKEARKRLDGRNGRLGSHLPWGDPRRGWDFVSAGHGDVPWEDVFRMLRSIDYQGPISVEWEDAGMDRLQGAPEALNRLKAYDFEPPSASFDAAFGGNE; via the coding sequence ATGCCGCGCAAGTTCACGCTCTTCACCGGCCAGTGGGCCGACCTCCCCCTCGAAGAGGTCTGCCGCCTCGCCCGCGACTTCGGCTACGACGGGCTCGAACTCGCCTGCTGGGGCGACCACTTCGAGGTCGACAAGGCGCTCGCCGACCCGGCGTACCTTGACTCCCGGCACGCGCTCCTCGACAAGTACGGCCTCAAGTGCTGGGCGATCTCCAACCACCTGGTCGGCCAGGCCGTCTGCGACGCCATCATCGACGAACGCCACCGGGCCATCCTGCCCGGCGAGGTGTGGGGCGACGGCGACCCCGAAGGCGTCCGGCAGCGTGCCGCGAACCGGATGAAGGACACCGCGCGGGCCGCCCGTGCCTTCGGCGTCGAGACCGTCATCGGCTTCACCGGCTCCGCCATCTGGCACCTGGTCGCCATGTTCCCGCCCGCCCCCGAGTCGATGATCGACCGCGGCTACGAGGACTTCGCCGAACGCTGGAACCCCATCCTCGACGTCTTCGACACGGAGGGCGTGCGGTTCGCGCACGAGGTCCACCCGAGCGAGATCGCCTACGACTACTGGACAACTCAGCGGGCCCTGGACGCCGTTGGGCGCCGGGCCGCCTTCGGCCTCAACTTCGACCCCTCCCACTTCGTGTGGCAGGACCTCGACCCGGTGGGCTTCCTGTGGGACTTCCGCGACCGGATCTACCACGTCGACTGCAAGGAAGCCCGCAAACGCCTAGACGGCCGCAACGGCCGCCTCGGCTCCCACCTGCCCTGGGGCGACCCGCGCCGCGGCTGGGACTTCGTCTCCGCAGGCCACGGCGACGTCCCCTGGGAGGACGTCTTCCGCATGCTGCGCTCCATCGACTACCAGGGCCCGATCTCGGTCGAGTGGGAGGACGCCGGCATGGACCGGCTCCAGGGCGCACCCGAGGCACTGAACCGACTCAAGGCATACGACTTCGAGCCCCCGTCGGCCTCGTTCGACGCGGCGTTCGGCGGCAACGAATGA